In the genome of Verrucomicrobiia bacterium, the window TCAGGCGTTCATGATTTACCAGTGCATGTTTGCCGTGATTACGCCGGGCCTGATCCTGGGCGCTTTCGCGGAAAGAATGAAGTTTTCCTCGTTCGTGGTTTTTTCCTTCCTGTGGGCCGCCATTGTTTACGATCCAGTTTGCCATTGGGTGTGGGCTGTCGGCGGTTTCCTCCGCAAGAGCGGAGCGCTTGATTTCGCCGGCGGAACCGTCGTGCACATCAACGCGGGTGTCGCGGCTCTTGCTTCGGCGCTGGTTCTCGGCCGCAGAAAGGGTTTCCCGGCCAGGATATCGCCTCCGCACAACCTGCCGTTTGCCGTGCTGGGCGCCGGCCTTTTGTGGGTGGGCTGGTTCGGCTTCAACGGCGGAAGCGCGCTGGGCGCGAACGGCCTTGCCGCCAACGCTTTTGTGACGACGCACGTCGCGGCGGCTGCCGCAGGCCTTACCTGGGCGATGCTCGACTGGAAATTCAACGCGCATCCGACGATGCTCGGCAAAATTACGGGCGCGGTCGGCGGGCTGGTCGCCATTACGCCCGCGGCCGGCTTTGTCAGCGTGATCGATGCCATCTGGATCGGCATCGGCGTTTCCGTGATCTGCTATTTCGCGGTGGCGTTCCTCAAACCGAAATTCGGCTACGACGATTCGCTGGACGCTTTCGGCGTGCACGGCATCGGCGGCATGTGGGGCGCCATTGCCACGGGCCTATGGGCACAGAAAGCGATCAATCCCGCGGGCGCGGACGGCTTCTTCTACGGCAATCCGGCCCTCTTGTTCATCCAGATCAAGGCGGTTGTCGTCACGATCGTGTACTCCTTCGTGGTGTCGTTCATTCTGCTGAAAATCGTGGACATGGTCCTCGGCCTGCGCGTTTCCGAGCGCGACGAACGGATCGGCCTCGACCTGACGCAGCACCGCGAATCCGCCTACACCATGATTGATTAAGGAGAAAAGCCATGAAATATATCGTTGCCATTATCCAGCCGGACAAGCTGGACGAAGTTCTGCAGGAGCTCGAGCAGAGCGAGATTCATCTTGTGACCGTCTCCCCGGTGATGGGCCGCGGACGCCAGAGAGGCATTTCGGAAGTTTACCGCAGCCACAAGGAAGCGGGTTCGCTGCTCAAGAAGACGAAGCTGGAGATCGCGGTCAACGACACGTTCGTGAAAGCGGCTGTCGACGCGATCATCAAAGGCGCCAAAACCGGCGAAATCGGAGACGGCAAGATTTTCGTCCTCGATCTCGAACAGTGCGTGCGCATCCGTACCGGCGAACAAAGCACCGCCGCGATCGGTTAGTTTTTTGCAAAATTACCCGGGAGGGTTGACAGGGTGAGTAACACGAATAAAGCCATCCTGCCGATCCTCCCGGGGTCTTTTCCCTGCCGAAAAGCCGGTTTTACCACCCCTTCTTCAAGTTCCGCAACTCTTTTAACCGCAAAGCATTAAAGGCCGTGGCTCAGAGTTTTCCACATGATGTAAATCCCGGTGGAAAGGCTTCCTAAGTATTGACTCTGACGCTGTTTAAGTGTATAGTGCCTCTCACCCTCCAGGGTCTGTTTAGGTGACCTCCCCCTTAGGGAATTCAGGGTATTTTCTCCTGTTCAAGGAACCATGGTGAGATAAGTGGAAAGTTCTGTCTTCGAGCGAACCGGCGTCCGCCTTTTAAGAGGGGTCACGGTGTGGCTCACGGGACTTCCGAGCTCCGGAAAATCCACGATCGCGCGTTTTTTGGAACGCCAATTCCGCAAGTGGGACTTGAAGGTCGAGCTTTTGGACGGAGACGTGGTCCGGACCAACTTGAGCAAGGGCCTGGGATTTTCCCGCGAAGACCGGGAAACCAATATCAAACGCATCGGTTTCGTCTGCCACCTCTTGACCAAAAACGGCGTCGCGGCCATTGCCTCCGCGGTTTCTCCCTACCGCGAGGTTCGGGACTATAATCGCCGGATGATCGGCAGCTTCGTCGAAGTCTACGTCAAGGCCTCGGTCGAGGAATGCGAGAAGCGCGACGTCAAAGGCCTTTACAAAAAGGCCCGCGCCGGCGAGATCAAGGAATTTACCGGCGTCAGCGACCCGTACGAAGAGCCGCTGAATCCTGAAGTGGTCTGCGATACGGCGGCTGAAAGTCTGGAACAATCCGCCGGAAAAGTCGTGAAGCGCCTGGAAGAGCTGGGATATCTCAAGTTCGAGGGTTAAGTGTTGACGCACAAATTCGGAAACATCGAAAAGCTGAACGCGGATTTCGAAGGCAAAAAGCCGCAGGAGATCGTGGCTTGGGCCATCCGCGAATTCGCGCCTAAAATCGCCATGACCTCTTCGTTCGGCCCCGAAAGCGGGACGCTCCTGCACATGGTGAGC includes:
- a CDS encoding P-II family nitrogen regulator encodes the protein MKYIVAIIQPDKLDEVLQELEQSEIHLVTVSPVMGRGRQRGISEVYRSHKEAGSLLKKTKLEIAVNDTFVKAAVDAIIKGAKTGEIGDGKIFVLDLEQCVRIRTGEQSTAAIG
- the cysC gene encoding adenylyl-sulfate kinase, whose protein sequence is MESSVFERTGVRLLRGVTVWLTGLPSSGKSTIARFLERQFRKWDLKVELLDGDVVRTNLSKGLGFSREDRETNIKRIGFVCHLLTKNGVAAIASAVSPYREVRDYNRRMIGSFVEVYVKASVEECEKRDVKGLYKKARAGEIKEFTGVSDPYEEPLNPEVVCDTAAESLEQSAGKVVKRLEELGYLKFEG
- a CDS encoding ammonium transporter, translated to MLSMAIPAFAQAPTVDTGDTAWVLVSAALVLMMTPALAFFYGGLVRKKNMLSVLMQCFFLMCLITLQWVVFGYSLSFGPDIKGWIGSLAWAGMHGVGLEPYADYSATVPHQAFMIYQCMFAVITPGLILGAFAERMKFSSFVVFSFLWAAIVYDPVCHWVWAVGGFLRKSGALDFAGGTVVHINAGVAALASALVLGRRKGFPARISPPHNLPFAVLGAGLLWVGWFGFNGGSALGANGLAANAFVTTHVAAAAAGLTWAMLDWKFNAHPTMLGKITGAVGGLVAITPAAGFVSVIDAIWIGIGVSVICYFAVAFLKPKFGYDDSLDAFGVHGIGGMWGAIATGLWAQKAINPAGADGFFYGNPALLFIQIKAVVVTIVYSFVVSFILLKIVDMVLGLRVSERDERIGLDLTQHRESAYTMID